The genome window TACCTTATATCCGATTGATACATTCTTATAATACTACTGAAAACTACTGCTCTCCAAGAATTGTAACTTGTAGAACCGCCTCATTCCAATCAAGACTAGGAGATAATGTTCTTGAAGAAGGTGTTCGGTATTCAACTACAATAGTATGGGTTCCAGCTGCTAATGTTTGAGACCAGTTACCACTATTTGTCCAATATTGTGAATTACCAGTTATAGCTTTTTGTACAACAGTATTATTAACTTTCAATCGACTAACTAAATGTAAGCTGCCAACCATAGAAATGTTATAAGTAATAAGTACTGTAGCCTGATGAGTTAAGGTAATAGTTTGTGTCAAATTAGCAAACTGAGCCCAAGCGTTACTATTGCTTGTAGTAAAATCTGAAGTTCTTCTAACAGTATGCACTTTTGATTTATATGCTTTGGCTTGTGCTATACCATTTACCTCTAACTTTTCACTTGGTGCCGTGGTGCCTATTCCTACATTACCATCTTTATCAATTTTAAATCTACCACCAACTACTCCCGGTGCATCTACATTAACCACTCCAGGTGCTACAGATAATAAAATATTATTAGTTTGACCTGAATAGTTTAAATTACTTCCAACTCTAACTAATCCAATTGCTGGTACTGAACCTAATGCTGAACCTATATGAAGTTTCGCTGTTGGATTAATACCTACACCTACTTTTCCCATTTGATAGATATTCTCTGTATTTAGGGTAGCACCTGCATTATCATCTGTTCCAAACCAAGGCTCTTGATTAATATCAGAAATGGTTCGTTTTTTTAGTACACCGGTACCATCAGCAACTACTATTTCGTCAGTATCTGCACCTACATTTAGAGTTCTAATACGTACCTCACCATTTACATCTAGCTTTTTGGTTGGAGCAGTATCTCCAATACCTAAGTTACCATCACGACTAAAGGTTGTATGGTTTGAAACAAATCCTCCTGTATTATTTATTGTTTGGACTATTAGCCCACCTACATTAGAATTAATAACATCATTCCAAGTAAAGCTCATACCTTTACCACTAGCTCCACCATGATACATTGCTAGTCGCAAATTATTTCCTGCATTGGTATTGTCAGAGATTGCTAAAGTGGTTGCCTCTCCACCATTAATATGTAATTTTTCAGAGGGTGTCGTCGTACCTATACCCATATCTCCACTTCCAGTTATGACTGCACTGGTTTGTTGGTTACTGCCATCGGTATTGGTCCAAAACTTAATGGCTGAATTGGAGCCACTTGCAGCACTACCAGCTACCAAATCTAACACGCCCGTATTGGCAGTAGCATTATTGCCGTGTAAATCTATACTTGCCCCTTTACTATCATTATAGCTTTCATCGTCCCCAGCGGTTATTCTTAACCGAGAGTGGGTAGTACCATCAATGCCCAATACTGCCGAGGAAGATACTCCAGGTACGGCAAAGTCTCCTGGATTAGCAAACAATAGGCGTTGATCGCCACTCTTAAATCGTGCCGCTTCTATACTGTTGGTCTTAAATACTAAGTCTTGTGCATCGGTGGTTCCCACAAAGTTGGTCCCAGCGGTTGTACCGCTATTGCCCAACAGTTGCCAGTCGTTGTTCAGGTTGCTTGCTGGTATTTTTTTGAGGACTCCATCGGTATCAGCCACTACTATTTCATCGGTGCCTACAATACCAGTATTAAGCGTTCTTACTCGAGCTTCGCCATTGACGTCTAACTTTTTGGTTGGAGCTGCAATACCAATTCCTACATTTCCTCCTTTACGTAAAAAAAGCGCATTCTCTCCATTATAACTTAATTCAAAATAGCGATTAGCTACCGTTGCATTACTTACATTAAGCATCTCAAAACGACTTCGACTACCTAAGCTGTTTCTATTAATAATAATGCCCGTATGACCTGCAGGAGTAGAAAACTCCATTTCGTGATTACCTCCTTTCCAATTTATTCCTATTGATCCTTGAACAAACAAATTATAAACACCAGGGTCATTAATACCTATACCAACACGCCCCAAATGGTAAATGTCTTCGGTGTTGGTGGTAGCAGCTGCATCGTCATCATCGCCAAACCAAGGTTCTCTAGCAATATCAGCTAGAGCTATACTTTTGTTTGCCTCTAAATCGTCCTCAATGGACAGTTGTAAAGAGTCGTTTAATATTTCGAAGACATCTATTTTTTGATCATCTGAAATGTGTTGAATTTGCAGCCAATTTGTACCATCAAAAACTTTAGTTAGTGTACTAGTATTTGAGGTATCAAACCATATGTCGCCCTCAACAGGTGTAGTAGGGGCTGTGGCTGAAGAAGTTACTTTATCTAAATCAATGACTTTCCAAACAGAGCCATCGTAAATTTTTGAAATATTGGTAGTCGTATCAAACCAAACATCTCCCTCAACAGGATTTGTCGGTGCAGTTGCCGAAGTTGTTACTACATTGGATGTGACGTCTTGTAAGGTTCCTTTATTGTCAATAACTCTTACTTGTTGAGCGTTAATCTCAAAGAGAAAAAAAGAAAAAAAAATAATAAAACAACAACGCATACACACAACTTTATTAATTAAAAAAAGTCAAGAGTTAATAAAGAATACTAACTCTTGACTAAAAAATTATTACCTATAATACTGAACTTCTATTACATCACCTGTAAAAAGTGTCCAGTCATTAGGAGCAGTTGTATTTTCCACTAAGGTTACTACAGAACCCGCAATAGTGTAATCTATACCAGCAACTAATTTGGCACCATTTCTATACACCCATACTTTCTCATAATCTGGTAAAGGAATTTGAGCACCTACCATAGCTGGAGTACCAGCAGTAACATCGTAAGTAAGAGTACCAGCAGTAGCTGTAAATACTGTTTGTCCACTAACGATTAAGTCAGTAGCTAACATTTTCTTAATCTCACCAGTAGCCTCATCTCTTACCAATAAAGTCCAACCCGTATTCCCTTGACCACTTGCTGTAGTCGTAGTTGTAGCAGGAACACCATTAGTAGCGTCTGTTACATCTACTTGAACTACATTGTTGAAAGAAAATACATGACCATTGAAATCAATATCAGTATCATCAGCTAATTGCCCACCCAATTGCCAAGTGGTAATAATACCACCGTCAGGTGCAGTGTTGGTAAGTTGCGTCAAACCATTTTGAACTTGTAGATACTTCTTAGTACCCTTGTTGTCAATAAGTCTAATCGCACCACCTTGAGTAGTTGCTCCAGATGTTGGTGCAGTAAATGCATCAGCACCAGGTGTTGCGGCAACAGGTGTTGTTTCATCACCTAATGCAGCATCAGTTTGTCTTGGTATATCTGCCCCTGTTGATTGTGCGTGTACTGCTACACCTGCTACAAGCATTAAGGCTAAAATACCTAGTTTTAAAAAATTTTTTTTCATAGTTAAAATTTTGGTTAATAATTCAGTTTCTGTTTTAAAAAAGTGTTAAGGTGTATAGTATTGCACAATTCGTATTTCATCGTCCTGATAGCATGTTGCCTCAGCTTCCAATTCAATAGAGTTGGTGTTAATTATTGTAAATCCTATTCTAGCTCCATTTCTATATACATCAATATTAGCTGATTGACTTGTAGGCATAGGAGGTGTAAAAACTGTTTGGCCGTTATTAGCTATAAACACCACTTCATACATCTGTCCGTTGTTGCTAAAAGCTTGTATAAGTGTCGAATCGTTAGCCAATAGGTTAATAAATAAAGAGTCATCAGCCAATTCAGACACAAAAGTAGAATCGTGAGCTAGTGGAGATATATCTAAAGAGAGTGTATTTCCATCTTCAATACTAATATGTAAAGTAGAACCTACTATTTCAAAGTTTGTCAAATGCTGATTGTCTTCGGCCATACCTAACAAGTTCGATAAATCAACCGTTCCTCCATCTTCCAAATTCAACAAGGTACCCGTCAGTGTCAAACGTTGGTCGTCTGTTCCTGCATTTTCTAGCAAGTCGGTTAAATCTATACTTCCTCCGTTTTCTAAATAAATGACGTTACCAACTAGTGTTAAACTTTGGTTATCATTGCCTGCGGTTGCTAGTAATGAAGATAAATCTACTCCTCCTCCATTTTCGATAATTAATGAATCACCAGTAAGGAACAAGCGTTGTCTATCTGGTCCAGGTATCCAGTGAATTGGTAAATAATCTAGGTTATCGAAATCCATACCATTATCAAAATCAATTTCTACCTTTAACCACTTTTCTTCACCATTCCAATCCATTTCATAAAAGTCATTATAAGTGTAGGTTCCTCTGCCTACAATTAAATTTATCATGCCATAATCATCTACAATCACATCAGAATGATATTCTTTGAATTCTAGTCCGTTGATATCTTGAATTGAAAACTGTATAGATACTAATGAATTACGTAGTACATTTGAATACTCAGAATCATAACCCGGTAGCTCTTGAGGGTCATCTTGACTCAATAATATCGCTTGATATGGAATACCTGGTGTCTGAGCGAATAATGCTATATTTACCAAAAGGAAAGCTATGTTTAAGATAAGTCTCATCCCCACTTCAAGTTTTTTTTACAACAAACGCTTATAAAACTATGTTTTCTAACTTTATAGCTTTTAACGTGTTTAGACTACACAAACCTATCATTTTAAAGCTTAAAACGAGTATCTACCAAGTAACACTAAGCCAATAAAAATATTAGTTTATCTGCTAAAAATCCGAATACATCGTCATTATCTCTAAGTTATATCTGTAAAATATTGGATTTTAATCATTCGGCAAAATCAAAGTAAAAAGTTGTATTTTTGCCTTTCGTTCTTTAGTTATTGGGGCTGACTGGTTTTGACTACAAGATGAAGTTAACCGTAAGCATGTCGAGCGTTGTTTGTTGGCTCGTAAATATCAATTCACACACTTTTAAATGGCGAGTATAACTACGCTATGGCAGCCTAAATATAGTATTTAGGACGCCTTTGCTTCTGAATGAAAGAAGGCTCAGTGCTTTTGTTCTTATGAAGCATCATAAAAAGATTGGGCTAGTTTTTTAGTGCTTCGACTAAAAAGCGAAATTTAAGAAGATAAGGTTGGAGTATGGTTGTGTTTTTCCTTACCCTTCCCGACAATCAAAAAACAATAAACATGTAGAAAGCGCTTGAGTTCCTTGTTTGGACGTGGGTTCGATTCCCACCAGCTCCACTTTAGACTAAACTATAGGTGAGAATCCAATAGTCGAGTCAGCTCTTCTTTACTAATTAAGCCAGTGTGCCTCCATATTTCTTTAGACTCCTTAAATAGTATTAGGGTTGGTACCGCCTTAATTTCAAAAGATTCTGCTAGTAATTCACTATTATCCATATCTATTCGAAGAATTTGTGCTGAATTAATGTATTCTTCTTTCAGCTCGTCTATCATAGGGGATATTTTACGACAAGGCATACACCACAAAGTATGGAAATCTGCTAACACTAAATTATTTTGACTAAGCATACTATCGAAGTCAGAAATGGATAACTCCTGAATGGATTTATCTTTTTTCTTAGAAGTTCGTATTAAAGGTAATTGAGTGGCTTGCCATGCCATAATTCCTCCACTAAGATTGACGACTTTAGCTTGTCCAGACTTGAGTAATAATTTGGCAGCTTGAGAACTTCTACCTCCACTCTTACAATAAACAAAAACGGTTTTATCTTTTTGAATTTTGCTGATTTTTCGTTCAAAATCGTGGTCATAAAAGTCTATTGTACTGGCATTTTCTATGGCACCACTACTTACCTCTTGTGGAGTTCTGACGTCTAATATAATACCTCCTTCTTTTTCAATAGCTGTTTGGAATTCAATAGGATTTAAATTGATGAAAGGTTGGGAGTTTGAACTACAGCCTAATAACAGAAATGAGCCAATAAGGATTAACAAGTTTTTCATGATTATTTTAAGAATTTTAATGCAAATTTATTAAAAGTTTGGTATTGGTCAATATTGACAATATGTCCTGAATTATTTACTTTTTCAAAAAAACAATTGGATTTGTCTTTTACATATTCTTCAATTTGTCGTACAAAAAGGTAATCCTCAATTCCTGAAATAAATAAGGTAGGTTTAGAAAGTTTGAGTTTAGAAATATCATCAATAGTATGCTTAATTTCTGGCAATAATTTCAGCCAATTTTTAAAGGCTCTGTTCTTAATTTTTTTGGCCTCATTGATAAATACTCTTCTAGAAACTCTATGTTCTTTGCTAGGCATTATTATAAGGGCAAACAAACGGTATAAAATGATGTTAGGAGTAAACCCCTTTATAGCTTGTGCTGTCCTTAATAGAAATAATGTACGAGTTGAAAAACTCGTAATAGCACCACTTAGTATCACCTTATCAACAATACTAGGATAAAGGTCAGAAATCTTGGTAATGATAATTGTTCCCAAAGAAACACCAATGAAATGAGATTTTTTGATGCTTAAATGATGAATAACTTCAACCACTTCATCTACCACAATACCTAAAGAATAATCGTCATTTACAGGAAGGTCATTTGACATACCATGCCCCCTTAAATCGATGAGCAATAAATTAAAATGTTCTTTGAGTACTTTGACCTGTTTGTGCCAAATAGTACTACTACCACCTGCTCCATGAATAAATGTTATCCAAGTGGCATCATCAGATTTTATGAAATGCTTAAATTTTAACAAGGGTACTCAACAAAAAAATTACTGTACAAAAATAATCTTCTTTTCAAAACTACCATCATCATAAAAGTAGATGTATGGGTTATTGGGTGCTAGTTTATTGACCGTTTCACCTAAAATATTTTTGATAAATAAAAGTCGTTTGTCTGACATTTCGAAATTTGTAATACTAGAAGTAACATTACAACTAACTGTTCCTAAAACGTAGTAATTAGAACATTCAGAATCCTCATTATCAATAATAACAAACTCATATTCGGTCTCGCCATCAGCTAAAAATGGACCTAATTGATAAAAGGGCTCTCCATATTCAAAAGAACCGTAATTCGTGCCATTACCCTGAATAGTAAAGGTGTAAGCCATAGGGTTTTCCACATCAAATTCTATATCAACCATAAAATAACCTAAACTATCACATTCTCCTGCCTCAGCAAATACATTATAAATAATACAGCTTGTAGAATCTTCATTGCACTCTTCCCACTCAGAAGAATCAAAAGAAGTGTAATCCAACAAAATATTTTCTCCAGCAGTCATTAGCATTATATTATTTTCAGAAAATACATAATTAAACATGATTTGCTCCTCAAAGTCTGCATTGGTAATTACCAATTGAGAGTCCGAAGCTAAATAGCTAAAAGCAATATACTCGTAACATTCCATGTCTTCCTCAAAGTCATAAACAAACAAAGAATCAGAAGTAAACTCCACATAATCGTATTCTTCGGCTATATTATATTGACCCTCTAAAGAAATACCAGAATCATCTAGACTAAAGCTGATAGGAAATGAACAGACAAGCTCAGGGTTTCCAGCAAAAAACCCTTCGAAAAGCAACAAGGTTCCTTCAAAAGGAATACTAAAAAATTCTTCAAAATATAATGTTCTCGTATCACTGTAGTTAGCACCAAAACCATACACATTTCCTGCGTCCATACCTTCCTGAGCAATTTCTTCTCCTTCGGAGTTTAACAATACAAAACCTGCATAATCAAAGAATTCTGATGAAGTAAAGAAGGTGGACATATTAATAGTCAGTATAGCTCCACTTTCTTCTGTCAAAAGACTAAATGATTCTACCACTACATTAATAGAGTCGCAAATAGAATTATCTGTAGCTACTGTAGAACAATCTATTATATTTCCATTGGTATCGTATGCCGAAACATATGAGGTAACACCAAAACACTGTGTAGCCTCACACGGATTGCTATACAATTCACCATCACATCCACAAACAGGATCATATATAAGACCACAGAGACAACCTGGGTCAATAGCTGTTGAGTCGATACAATCTTGAGCCTGTAAAATAAAAGGCGAGAAAATTAGAACTAGTAATATTTTTTTGAACATTGGTGTATTAGATTAAGTTTTATCAAATCTAGTTAAAAAATTTAAAATCCAAAAATATTAAAATCGTGAGTTTACAATATTATTTTTTGTAGAACCAAAGGTATAACTCAAACCAAAATTAAAGTAAAACTTATAATTTGATTCCAATTCTCTCTGACGTGTTAGAATATCCTCAGATGAAACATCACCTTTAACTAGAGAAATTTGCGCACGAT of Flavobacteriales bacterium contains these proteins:
- a CDS encoding alpha/beta hydrolase, giving the protein MLKFKHFIKSDDATWITFIHGAGGSSTIWHKQVKVLKEHFNLLLIDLRGHGMSNDLPVNDDYSLGIVVDEVVEVIHHLSIKKSHFIGVSLGTIIITKISDLYPSIVDKVILSGAITSFSTRTLFLLRTAQAIKGFTPNIILYRLFALIIMPSKEHRVSRRVFINEAKKIKNRAFKNWLKLLPEIKHTIDDISKLKLSKPTLFISGIEDYLFVRQIEEYVKDKSNCFFEKVNNSGHIVNIDQYQTFNKFALKFLK
- a CDS encoding thioredoxin fold domain-containing protein → MKNLLILIGSFLLLGCSSNSQPFINLNPIEFQTAIEKEGGIILDVRTPQEVSSGAIENASTIDFYDHDFERKISKIQKDKTVFVYCKSGGRSSQAAKLLLKSGQAKVVNLSGGIMAWQATQLPLIRTSKKKDKSIQELSISDFDSMLSQNNLVLADFHTLWCMPCRKISPMIDELKEEYINSAQILRIDMDNSELLAESFEIKAVPTLILFKESKEIWRHTGLISKEELTRLLDSHL